GTATAGGGCGGTACCAGCACTTCATCGCCCCCACGAATATTCAGTTGATCCAGCGAAGCCATGATGGCATTGGTGCCATTCACGACGGCCAGCGACCGCTTTGCGCCTAAGGTAGCGGCCCATTTGGCTTCAAATTCGCTCACAACATTCGCCCTTGACCAGATGCCGCTACGAATTACGTCCAGCAACTGTTTTTCATCCTGTTCCGGTTTCCACAGGGGCCAGCTGGGCCAGTCGGCTGTTCGAACGGGTTTACCACCTAGCAGGGCAGGCGGCTCCGCCAGGGAAAAGGGTGTTGCTTTTTGAGTGGCTTTAACTGAGGGACTGACAGAGAGCGCCGACGCATCAGTGAGTAAGGATGCCGGTAGCATGGCCCCCAGACCAGTTAATGAGTTTCGCTTTAAAAACTCTCTTCTTGAGACGTTAGACTGCGACATGGGTTTGGATGATTGCGGTTATTTCTTTGCTTTAGCCAGGACACTTTCGAGGGTAACGGCAGTTCCCCCACGTCGTTTGCTTTCGTCGGCGGCTTCCATGAAGGCAAACATTTCAATGGTTTCTTCGGGCGTAACGGGAACCTCACCCGTCTCGAAATAGTGAATAATATCTTGCAGGAGCGGTTCATATCCGCCATAAGGCCCCAGTACCAGATTGCCTGTTTGGGTGAAAACAGTACCCCCATAGTCGTGTTTGCCCGTCCGGGTTCCGCGAACGGTACCCACGCGCCCATCAGCCCAGGTGCCTACAATGATGTCGGTGCCATTGGTATGCACGCGAACTACCTGACGGCAACCCGTACCCATAACCGTGTATAACGTTTCTACCCCATGAATGCCATACCAGTAAAAATCCGGGTGGGTCTTTTCGAGGACAGCCGGACTAAAGGTGTCGGCCCCCACCACCTTGTTTTTGTCGACTTTTTCAATGCCTTTGATATGCCGGAGTGACGAGGCCGAAAAAAGTGGAATGTTGTAGTGTTTAGAAGCCTCATAAATGGCAATGGTATCGGCTAATGAAGCCGCAACAGGTTTGTCGATAAACACCCGCTTTCCTGCTTTTAATACCTGCAGGGCTTGTTCAAGGTGCAATCGACCATCGTTTGTTTCCAGCAGTACCACATCAATTTTTTTGAGTAAGTCGCTGATCGAGTCGACGATTTCGACGCCCTGCTTTTTTACTTCTTCGGTATAGGCCGGAACGCGCGAGGTGCTGCTTTCGATGTCTTTGCTCCCCTGCGGATAAGCCGCCACAACTTTGTAGCCCAGAAAACTGGCATTAGCATCGGGGTTGTTGAGTGCTTTGACAAAGGCGGTACTGTGCGATGTATCCAGCCCAATGATCCCCACACGCTTGCCAGTTGCCAAAGTGTGTGGGGCCTGGAACCGTGTGGGCGCCAGTAGCAAAGCCGCACAGCTCTGTGATGTCTGTTTTAAAAAGAGTCTTCGACTGGATACTGATGGGGCCATGGATTTAGGATTTTAAATGGTATAAGCGACTATATGAGTTTTTTTAACCCGAGATGTGAGGTTTATTGAACCTTGCGAATTAGAGCGAGCAGTCGATGGTACACTAGCTGATGGAAGAGTTCAGCAAATGACGTCGCCGGTACTGACGTGATTATGTAGTCGGAGCTAGTATGAAAACAAAAAACCAGCCGGTTGAGGGCTGGTTTTTTTGGATTAGTCAGTGGACTAAGTGACCGATACGGGAATCGAACCCGTGTTACCGCCGTGAAAGGGCGATGTCCTAACCGCTAGACGAATCGGCCGTCTTGTGTACAAGACCTAACGTTTTGGCTTGTTTGCCGCTGCGTTAGCGAAACGTGGTGCAAAGGTAAGGCGATGTTTTTATAATGCAATACCTCACTGTAAAATTTTTTCAAAAAAAGGGTTTCTGCACGTTTTACTGCTATTTTTGAGGAGGTTAGCTTTTAAATTTTTACAGCCTACATGAAACACGTTTTATTACTGGCAGGCCTGGCCGCTATGTCGCTGATGAGCTTCGCCCAGTCAACTCCTTCTTCGTCAACGAGTCTGTTAACGCCTGATCAATTTCTTGGCTACCGAATTGGTAGCCGATTTACTCCCCACCATCGTGTACTGGCCTACGCCGAACAGGTAGCCCGCCAATTGCCAAACCGGGTTAAACTAATTCCGTATGGAACAACCTATGAAGGTCGTCAATTAATGGTGATCGCGATTGCTTCCGAAGCCAATATGGCTCGTTTGGAAGAGATTCGGACCAACAATCTGAAACGTACCGGCCTCATGGAAGGCACACCCACATCGGCAGCACAGCCGCCCATTGCCTGGTTGAGTTACAATGTACACGGCAATGAAGCTGTCAGTTCTGAAGCCTTTATGGAAGTATTGTACCGACTGCTGAATACAACCGATGCGGTTTCTCAGAAAATTATGAATACAACCGTCGTGCTACTCGATCCGGGTTTGAACCCGGATGGGCACGATCGGTATGTAAACTGGTATAACCAGATGCTGGGCCGTACACCCAATCCTTCCCCCAATGCCCGGGAGCATAATGAACCCTGGCCTGGTGGTCGATATACCCATTACCTGTTCGATCCAAACCGTGACTGGGCCTGGCAGACACAGGAGATTACGCAACAACGTATGGCGCTTTATCAGCAATGGATGCCGCAATTACACGGTGATTTTCACGAAATGGGTGTTGAAAGTCCATATTATTTTGCCCCTTCTGCTAAGCCCTATCACGAAGATATTACACCATACCAGCGGCAGTTTCAGCAGATTATCGGTCAGTATTGCAGCCGCTACTTCGACCGAAATGGCTGGTTATACTATACACGTGAACGGTTCGATCTGTTTTATCCCAGCTATGGCGACACCTATCCAACTTATAATGGGGCTATTGGTATGACCTACGAGCAGGGAGGAAGTGGTCGGGCTGGGCTGGCCATTACAAAAGCGGATGGTGATACGCTTACCCTTCGCCAGCGCATCGACCACCACTATACGGCGAGCATGGCTACCTTAGAATCGGTAGCTGACCGACCAGCCGAAATTGTGAAGGAGTTCGGACAGTTTTTCGATAAATCCCGGAATACACCCATTGGCCCCTACAAAAGCTATGTAATTAAAGCGAATGGTGATTCTGGGAGGCTCAAGGCATTACAGCAACTGCTGGACCGGAATAAAATCAGTTTTGGGGTAGCCGGGAAAGCTCAGACGGTAGCGAATGGTTTCAATTACACATCCCAGAAAACCGATAAAAACATCGCTATTGCGGCCGACGATATTGTTATTAGTGCCTATCAGCCCAAATCGACGTTATTGAAAATTCTGTTTGAGCAGAATTCAGCCCTGGAAGACTCGGCTACCTACGATATTACGGCCTGGTCGTTGCCCTACGCCTTTGGTCTGCAAACCTACGGCCTGACGTCCCGGATTGACCCCAAACCGCTATCGGTTTCTACACCGACGACCAGCACGGTTCCGGCTGCGTATGCCTACCTGATTCGCTGGCAATCGCTCCCTGCCGTACAAACCCTGGCGGCTCTATTGAAACAGAAAATACGGGTACGGGCTGCTGAGAAACCGTTTGAACTGGAAGGGAAAACCTATGCGTCGGGAACGCTCATCGTGGCCCGCACGGGTAACGAGAATCTGGGGGATCGGTTGGGCACTGTAGTTGCTCAGGCCGCTGCACAGACGGGGGCAGAGGTAATTCCTGTCCAGACTGGTTTCGTAACGTCAGGCTCCGATTTCGGTTCTGATTTTGTGACGGGTATGAAAGCACCGCGTGTGGGATTGGTACTGGGTGATGGGACACCCCCGCCATCGGCAGGGGAAGTCTGGCATTTCTTCGATCAGGAACTGAATTACCCCGTAACGTTGCTGGATGGCAATACGCTGGGTACTGTAGAATGGAATAAGCTGGACGTACTGGTGTTGCCTACGAATTACAATTATGGCCGGATCCTGAATGAGCGGACCCTGACGGCGATGAAAGAATGGATTCGGGCAGGCGGTAAGCTGATTGCTATGGAGCGGGCAGCCGCCTTCCTGGCAGGTAAAGAAGGGTTCGACCTGAAGGAGAAGTCTGAAAAAGAGGACGGGAAAAAGGAGAAAAAGGGAAATCCGGTCGATTCGCTGAAAACGTATATCAATCGTGAACGGGCCGCTATATCAGACGATATTCCGGGTAGTATTTACCGGGTCAATGTCGATACGAGTCATCCGCTGGGCTTTGGTCTGACGGGGGGCTATTATACCCTCGTGCAAAATGCCTTCAACTTCGATTTCCTGAAAGACGGCTGGAATGTAGGCTACCTGAAAAGCGACAATTACGTAGCTGGTTTTTCGGGGCGTAACGCAAAAGAAAAATTGAAAAACACCCTGCTGATGGGCGTTCAGGAAATGGGACGGGGTAGTGTGGTGTATCTGGCTGATGATCCGCTCTTCCGCGGATTCTGGTACAACGGTAAACTGCTGTTCAGCAATGCAGTCTTTATGGTTGGAAACTAATTTGTTTAAGCTATAACACAGAGATACACGAAGAAGGCTGAGACACGCAGAGAATAGTAAAACGTTGTGTGTCTCAGCCTTCTTCGCGTATCTCTGTGTTAGAAACATCCTTTACGTATGAAAGCGATTCTTTGTAAGGACTACGGGCTTCCTGATACGCTGGTATTGGAAGACATTCCTTCGCCTACACCTGGCCCTGGTGAGGTAGTGATTCAGGTGAAAGCCTGTAGCCTGAATTTCCCCGATACCCTGACCATTCGGAACATGTATCAGTTTAAACCTCCCTTGCCTTTTTCGCCGGGAAGTGAGGCCTCGGGAGTGGTCAAAGTGGTCGGCCAGGGCGTCAAACACCTTAAGCCGGGGGATCGCGTGTTTACCTACGGTACGCATGGGGGGCTGGCCGAAGAGCGTCTGGTAGATGCCCGTACCACTATTCCACTGCCCGATGGTATGGACTTTATAACTGGTGCTTCAACCCTGTATGCGTTTGGAACATCGTATCATGCTCTGAAGGATCGGGCGAATCTGCAACCGGGCGAAACGCTCCTTGTCCTGGGGGCTGCCGGTGGCGTTGGTTTAGCGGCCGTTGAGTTAGGAAAACGGATGGGAGCGACTGTTATCGCAGCCGCATCGACCAATGAAAAACTGGCCGTTTGTCAGGAAAAAGGTGCTACGTATACCATCAATTACGCTACTGAGGATCTCCGTGACCGAATCAAGGAGATTATGCAGGGGCGGGGTGTCGATGTGGTGTATGACCCGGTGGGTGATCGATGGGCGGAGCCTGCCATTCGGTCGCTGGCCTGGGGAGGACGGTATCTGGTCGTTGGGTTTGCTGGTGGCGAAATTCCAAAAATTCCGCTTAACCTG
This window of the Spirosoma aerolatum genome carries:
- a CDS encoding Gfo/Idh/MocA family protein, which codes for MAPSVSSRRLFLKQTSQSCAALLLAPTRFQAPHTLATGKRVGIIGLDTSHSTAFVKALNNPDANASFLGYKVVAAYPQGSKDIESSTSRVPAYTEEVKKQGVEIVDSISDLLKKIDVVLLETNDGRLHLEQALQVLKAGKRVFIDKPVAASLADTIAIYEASKHYNIPLFSASSLRHIKGIEKVDKNKVVGADTFSPAVLEKTHPDFYWYGIHGVETLYTVMGTGCRQVVRVHTNGTDIIVGTWADGRVGTVRGTRTGKHDYGGTVFTQTGNLVLGPYGGYEPLLQDIIHYFETGEVPVTPEETIEMFAFMEAADESKRRGGTAVTLESVLAKAKK
- a CDS encoding M14 metallopeptidase family protein translates to MKHVLLLAGLAAMSLMSFAQSTPSSSTSLLTPDQFLGYRIGSRFTPHHRVLAYAEQVARQLPNRVKLIPYGTTYEGRQLMVIAIASEANMARLEEIRTNNLKRTGLMEGTPTSAAQPPIAWLSYNVHGNEAVSSEAFMEVLYRLLNTTDAVSQKIMNTTVVLLDPGLNPDGHDRYVNWYNQMLGRTPNPSPNAREHNEPWPGGRYTHYLFDPNRDWAWQTQEITQQRMALYQQWMPQLHGDFHEMGVESPYYFAPSAKPYHEDITPYQRQFQQIIGQYCSRYFDRNGWLYYTRERFDLFYPSYGDTYPTYNGAIGMTYEQGGSGRAGLAITKADGDTLTLRQRIDHHYTASMATLESVADRPAEIVKEFGQFFDKSRNTPIGPYKSYVIKANGDSGRLKALQQLLDRNKISFGVAGKAQTVANGFNYTSQKTDKNIAIAADDIVISAYQPKSTLLKILFEQNSALEDSATYDITAWSLPYAFGLQTYGLTSRIDPKPLSVSTPTTSTVPAAYAYLIRWQSLPAVQTLAALLKQKIRVRAAEKPFELEGKTYASGTLIVARTGNENLGDRLGTVVAQAAAQTGAEVIPVQTGFVTSGSDFGSDFVTGMKAPRVGLVLGDGTPPPSAGEVWHFFDQELNYPVTLLDGNTLGTVEWNKLDVLVLPTNYNYGRILNERTLTAMKEWIRAGGKLIAMERAAAFLAGKEGFDLKEKSEKEDGKKEKKGNPVDSLKTYINRERAAISDDIPGSIYRVNVDTSHPLGFGLTGGYYTLVQNAFNFDFLKDGWNVGYLKSDNYVAGFSGRNAKEKLKNTLLMGVQEMGRGSVVYLADDPLFRGFWYNGKLLFSNAVFMVGN
- a CDS encoding NADPH:quinone oxidoreductase family protein yields the protein MKAILCKDYGLPDTLVLEDIPSPTPGPGEVVIQVKACSLNFPDTLTIRNMYQFKPPLPFSPGSEASGVVKVVGQGVKHLKPGDRVFTYGTHGGLAEERLVDARTTIPLPDGMDFITGASTLYAFGTSYHALKDRANLQPGETLLVLGAAGGVGLAAVELGKRMGATVIAAASTNEKLAVCQEKGATYTINYATEDLRDRIKEIMQGRGVDVVYDPVGDRWAEPAIRSLAWGGRYLVVGFAGGEIPKIPLNLALLKGSSLVGVFWGMFAQKEAAHNGKNLQEIATWVVQGKLAPYVSKRYSLAEAPQALTDMMERRVIGKAVVVID